A single Metarhizium brunneum chromosome 5, complete sequence DNA region contains:
- a CDS encoding mitochondrial 37S ribosomal protein mS45, producing the protein MPPRINGTSALLAADLALPQQARSAGPFARTFSSTHYREKMSRARQQMYQWLKSRDGQELAEGGRGPRYLGPFQDQPFPQNPLFRSQPVLDEQTRELIWQKITQRGESLKAVSAEMGVDVRRVAAVVRLKEVERQWVKDGNKLATPYAKAVMSMLPKTSYREGEKNEPHEPVNEVHVHKLTMQQLFVPVSESRQFTREDAAKAFHETMLSADTRSPQPQLIKMERDILKGMSREDSKKKFEAAVQKEEDGVAKKLAQEKAKEEQTTRRVKTDRYEFRFKEIAVDDVSRDGRSRKGTGWRYGAPFDDRKRGVVKIPTSVP; encoded by the exons atgccgccgaggatAAATGGCACCTCTGCCTTACTGGCAGCTGACCTGGCGTTGCCCCAACAAGCCAGGTCAGCAGGCCCATTTGCGCGAACATTCTCCTCGACACATTATCGCGAAAAGATGAGCCGGGCTCGGCAGCAAATGTACCAATGGCTGAAATCAAgagacggccaagagctGGCAGAGGGTGGCAGGGGCCCCCGATACTTGGGGCCGTTCCAAGACCAGCCTTTCCCACAGAATCCATTGTTCCGCAGCCAGCCGGTTCTGGACGAGCAGACGAGGGAGCTGATATGGCAGAAAATTACCCAGCGAGGAGAATCCCTCAAAGCTGTTTCGGCCGAGATGGGTGTGGATGTGAGACGGGTTGCGGCTGTGGTGAGGCTCAAGGAGGTGGAGAGGCAATGGGTGAAAGAT GGCAACAAATTAGCTACGCCGTACGCAAAAGCCGTCATGAGCATGCTGCCCAAGACGTCGTATCGCGAGGGCGAAAAGAACGAACCGCACGAGCCGGTCAACGAGGTCCACGTGCACAAGTTGACCATGCAGCAATTATTCGTGCCCGTGTCCGAGTCGAGGCAATTTACGCGTGAAGATGCCGCCAAGGCTTTCCACGAGACGATGCTCTCGGCGGACACACGGTCtccgcagccgcagctcATCAAGATGGAGCGCGATATTCTCAAGGGCATGAGCAGGGAGgacagcaagaagaagtTTGAGGCTGCCGTGCaaaaggaggaggatggcgtGGCCAAGAAGTTGGCAcaggaaaaggccaaagaGGAGCAGACGACTAGGCGCGTCAAGACGGACCGGTACGAGTTCCGCTTCAAGGAGATAGCCGTGGATGACGTCAGCAGGGATGGGCGATCACGCAAGGGCACAGGATGGAGGTACGGGGCGCCGTTTGACGACCGCAAACGCGGCGTGGTCAAGATTCCCACGTCGGTTCCTTGA